A window of Kribbella sp. NBC_00382 genomic DNA:
CCGGACCCGCGCTGCCAGCACGTTGGCCGGCCAGTCCAGGTCACGGCGTCCGTCGCCCACTGGGACAACTGACCCCACCAGGGCCCGCACCATCGAGTGGCAGAAGGCATCCGCGATCACTGTGGCCTCGACCAGGCCCGGCGCAGTACGACGCCAGCTGAACTCCTGCAGGGCACGGACGGTACTAGCCCCCTCCCGCCGCTTACAGAAGGCAGCGAAGTCGTGCTCGCCGAGGAGCCGGGCAGACGCCTCGTTCATCCGGTCCACGTCGAGCGGCTGGAGAACCCGCAGTACGTGGTTCCTGGTCAGCGGATCGCGGGCAGTGTTGTCGTCGCAGATCCGGTAGACGTACCGGCGCCACAGAGCCGAGAACCGGGCGTCGAACCCCTCAGGAGCCTCACTGCCGGCAGTCACCCACACGTCATCAGGCAGTACGCCGTTGAGCCGGTGGATCAGGTTCCGCGCGACCAGCCCCTCGGGCAGCCAGACATGGACGACCTGGCCTCTGGCATGGACGCCGGTGTCGGTCCGGCCGGCGCATGTCACCGATGGGAGCTCCGGCTGCCTCAGCACCGTGGCCAGCGCCTGCTCAAGCACCCCTTGTACGGTCCTGAGGCCCTCCTGACGGGCCCAGCCGTGGAATTCGGTGCCGTCATACCTAAGATCGATCCGCCAACGCACAGGGCAATCTAACGCAGCAGCGCCCCTCCACCCGAAACGGATGAAGGGGCGCTGCTGACGAACTGCTGAGGAGTTACTTGTCCTCGGCGGTCTCTCCGGCCTTGGTGAAGCCGGCGGCCTGAGCGGCCTCCTCGGTCTTGAACCAGACCTCGGCGACCGTCTGGTCGTACCACGGCGAGTCGGTGCCGTGGTACTTCATCGAGTCCTCGTTGCCCTTGATGTCGTAGCCCTCGGGAGCGGCGCCGCCGTCCAGCGGAGCCGCGGAGCCCTCGTACTTGCCCGCGACGACGTCCTGGACCTTCACGTCCTCGGCCGGGGTGTCCTCGACCTTGGCCTCGTCCTTGGCAGCCGCCTTCTTCGCGGTCGCCTTCTTGGCCGGAGCGGACTTCTTCGCCGCGGCCTTGGCCTTCGGCGAGTCGGCCAGCGCCTCGACCAGCTCGATCTTCACCATGGGGGCGTTGTCGCCCTTGCGGGGGCCGAGCTTGATGATCCGGGTGTAGCCGCCCGGACGGTCCGCGTAGCGCTCGCCGATCTCGGTGAACAGCACGTGCACGACGGACTTGTCGCGGATCCGCTTCATCACCTGACGACGCGAGTGCTGGTCACCGCGCTTGGCCTTGGTGATCATCGACTCGGCCAGCGGCTGCAGGCGCTTGGCCTTGGTGGCCGTGGTGGTGATCGCGCCGTGCTCGAACAGCGAGGTGGCCAGGTTGCTGAGGATCAGCTTCTGGTGCGCCGCGCTGCCGCCGAGGCGGGAGCCCTTGGTAGGGGTAGGCATCTGTCTTTACTCCAGAAATCTCAGGCCCGGGTACGGGCCTTGGGATGGGCCTTGCTAGCTCAGTACTGCTCGGTCTCGGCGAAGCTCTCGTCCTCGTCCTCAGCGTCGTCGCCGTACGCCTCAGCGGCGGCGCGCAGGTCGAAGCCGGGGGGCGAGTCCTTCAGCGACAGGCCCATCTCGGCCAGCTTCAGCTTGACCTCGTCGATCGACTTGGAGCCGAAGTTGCGGATGTCCAGCAGGTCCTGCTCGCTGCGCGAAATCAGTTCACCCACGGTGTGGATGCCCTCGCGCTTGAGGCAGTTGTACGACCGGACGGTCAGCTGCAGGTCCTCGACCGGCAGGGCCAGGTCGGCCGCCATCTGCTCGTCGACCGGCGACGGGCCGATGTCGATGCCCTCGGCCTCGACGTTCAGCTCACGGGCCAGGCCGAACAGCTCGACCAGCGTCTTACCGGCCGACGCGACGGCGTCGCGGGGCAGCATCGAC
This region includes:
- the rplQ gene encoding 50S ribosomal protein L17, sunset domain variant; translated protein: MPTPTKGSRLGGSAAHQKLILSNLATSLFEHGAITTTATKAKRLQPLAESMITKAKRGDQHSRRQVMKRIRDKSVVHVLFTEIGERYADRPGGYTRIIKLGPRKGDNAPMVKIELVEALADSPKAKAAAKKSAPAKKATAKKAAAKDEAKVEDTPAEDVKVQDVVAGKYEGSAAPLDGGAAPEGYDIKGNEDSMKYHGTDSPWYDQTVAEVWFKTEEAAQAAGFTKAGETAEDK
- the truA gene encoding tRNA pseudouridine(38-40) synthase TruA; the encoded protein is MRWRIDLRYDGTEFHGWARQEGLRTVQGVLEQALATVLRQPELPSVTCAGRTDTGVHARGQVVHVWLPEGLVARNLIHRLNGVLPDDVWVTAGSEAPEGFDARFSALWRRYVYRICDDNTARDPLTRNHVLRVLQPLDVDRMNEASARLLGEHDFAAFCKRREGASTVRALQEFSWRRTAPGLVEATVIADAFCHSMVRALVGSVVPVGDGRRDLDWPANVLAARVRDSAVTVLPAHGLTLEEVRYPEDDQLAARAVEARNVRGEVHTRG